Genomic window (Gadus morhua chromosome 3, gadMor3.0, whole genome shotgun sequence):
TCTTTTATGGAGCTAGGGTGAGAAAtggtgttattattatattgcaTTGATGGTCATTTTCTATTTGTCCATGGTATTTTTCATAACAAATCTCTTCTGACCCTAGCACAAACTTGAAGCCACTTATCGCTCCACTCAAAACATGCAGATATCACTTGACTTCACTCCTTAATGGACAATACTAGCCCGGTCCACGggtactgccccccccccccccccccccccccctgagtttATGCACCTTTTATATTCCCGGGCCATTTGAGGCCCCCACACGCTATGCAGTTCTCTGCACACACAGCAGATCTCCATGGGAACCGCTAGTGCTTGGATTCCTGCCCTTAAGGGGAGGGAGgaccacagtcacacaaacacgtgtaGCATTTTGACCAGAGAAGAAGACTTTGCATTGAGCAGGAGTGATTTGAATCACAATGCACAGTACAGTTTGATGATTGCCAACTCATTGACCATGCACCCAGGTCTGGTTCGGTTGTATTATTTCCAAGTTGGAGAACATGGCATTTGTCGTCCCCTGTGCAATACTTTCAGTGTGTTGCAGCGTTCCTTTCTTTGCACCCACCCCTGGAGGTTTAAATAACAAACCCTTCAAGGGTCTCCAAGGTCTCAATATAACCCTGAGGAATCTCCTGTGATACAGTTTACTGAGTTGCTTGTTTGTTGTTCTCATTGAGAAAGCCTCCTCatgacaaaagaaaaacatctcCCACTCATGGCTGATTAACAACTAATGCATTAACAAACGATAAGCCTTGCTTTGAAAGCACAAGGCACAGTCACGTGTCGCATTCTTGGATATGCAAAACTTATAAGAAAGGTTTTGCTGTGTTAGGTTGCAGAAGACGCAACAATGTTTGGTGCCTCATTTACACATGTCTGCTCTGGATCACATGACAAAACCTGACACATTTAATAGGTTTTGTTTACGTTCAGCTTCATCATGATTGGGAAATGGCAgcctttttatgtttttctgaCCTACTGGAACGTGGATTGAAATGGATGCAAATAACATGTAGAAAATGATTGGTGAGAATCAAATGGTGTCACTTCAACTTGTACCGTGGAGGCGGTAAGAGCACTAGCGGTTTAATTCACTGACCCCATGAATGAGTTGAAATGACTAATGTGGCCCCTGTACTCGTGTTCCCAGGATAAAGCGGTGTAAGGACTACTACGAGGTGCTGTGCATCAATAAAGAAGCCGGCGATGAGGACCTGAAGAAGGCCTACAGGAAACTAGCGCTCAAGTTCCACCCAGACAAGAACCATGCGCCTGGAGCCACTGAGGCCTTCAAAAGTAAACCGTCTTATAATGCTAACATGGATGTTATTCCCAATAACATACGTTTTTAGTGCTTACCACCCATGGATACTTTGATATGAACCCAGACGACAAGGAAAAGATGAAGAAAAGGCTGTTTAACCATGTCCAGAGGCCAGTATAAAAATATTTTGTGTAGCAGAGGTGAAGGCCTTCACCCCTAAGGCCACCACTCTAGACGGCCGGTTACATCTGTTGTTCAGTATCCCAGCTGAATTCCTTCTGTATCAGGAAAGGTTGTTAAAATTGGCATGGTCTGATAATGTGCACGGTGCTGCTGatgtgcacggtgctgatgtgcGCAAGTGCATGGCGCCCAAGTGCAAGGCGCGCAAGTGCAAGACGCGGATGTACCTGATGCAGAGAGGTTTTATTGTAATCCCCGGTTATTCTATAGAGGCTCTGGTTCATTCTAAGACCATTGAGTTGTGTCAGTAAATTCCTCGCTAATTTTCCCAAAATATGTATTGGACCTCCTATCTACATTAACATATTGCTTTTGTATTCCTCCAGAGATCGGCAATGCGTATTCCGTGCTGAGCAACGCTGACAAAAGAAGACAGTATGACCTcacagggggggaggagcctagcAGTCCAGGCCAGGCCCAGCCAGGGGGCTTCGACTTCCACAGGGGCTTCGAGGGGGACATCACTCCTGAGGACCTGTTCAACATGTTCTTCGGTGGCGGGTTCCCCTCCTGTAAGCAAATCCTATTGCATACAGTCAATTGCTCGCACAATCCCATGCGTTTTCACCCAGTCACACAggcgcacgctcacacacacaggtcaactcacacatacacacgcactcccTCACACAATCATTGACAACCACACGCTAGCACTAGCGCACACGATTGCTCACAATCTTATACCATCCCTAAATCACTCTAACAAACGTGCACAACCTTTTTCTGCATCACACATTTCTACACAAATGTGACATGTGTGCCTTGATTCAATTATTTTCAGTAAAGTTAACATTGGGAATCCCCATTCAAATAGCTTTACATAATGGATAATGTATTCCCAACCAACGCCATTGCTGTCTTTTTTTCAGGCTTTATATAGCTGGAGAGGGGTTTGGGTTAGTAGATTAACCTTTTATGACTCCTCTGGCACACAGTATTTCTCTGCTCCACTGGACCAGCAGGTTTTATTTTGAGCAGAGCCTGCTAGCTAATTCACTTTTTTAGTGGACGTAAGATATTTATAGAGCATATTCTTTTCATGACATTTTACACTACAAGTAATGAAACCAATCGGACCACAATGACGACAATATTTAGCTCTTCTGTTGCACAAAGAGCTGTGCAAACAAGGTACAAAATATAGATGTTGTATTTATACGAAAGGTTTATGTAAACAGTTTAGAGATTAGTAGACTTGGTAGACAATAATAGACTGATTTTGAAAGAGTCATAATGAAGGCTATGTCTGAATTTGCAGTCATTTTTGAATTTCTCCTGTATGCCAGCAGATGTCACACTTGGACAGGTTTCTGCTATAACAAAACCCAATGCATAGTTGACTCCTGTAATCTGAAAATGTATTCCTTTCCACAGCGAGTACACACACCTTCACCAACGGCAGGGCACGCTACAGCCAACAGACGGATCAaagacaggagagggaggagagggcagaCGTATGTACACTGGCATCGTTAACTCTAGGATTCATGTACATCTTGGAGATTATCAGGTTTTACCAAATGGAAGTCCAAGGAGAAATAATCCTGGACTGATTTGGTTCAATGCTTTAGCTGGAGTATGTAACTTTTCAGTACAAACTATTCACAGTTCTATGATAAGGAAATGGCAGCCATGTATTTTCAGTGTTGATTCTGCCTGTAGGGGGCTGTAGATGATACGGCCTCATTTCCTGTCTTGTTGTTGTGCAGGGTGGCTTCTCAACGTTCATTCAGCTGATGCCCATCTTGGTGCTGATCCTGGTGCCCATTCTGAGCCAGCTGATGGTGTCAACTCCACCCTACAGCCTGTACTCCAGACCGTACGTACATATTCAAATGGtgcattcaaaaatatatagatttGGAAAGAGGATGCACATTTGAACTGCAAAAACTAACCAAAAAATGATATTGcatttgttaaatatttaaTGTGGAAATAACCGAGCCGGAGATTTGAGATTTGAACTTGAGACTTGAAAACCGGGACTTGCAACTTGACTTACTCTAGACTGAACTTCTTTGAGAAAAAAATGTGCTCAGATTCTAAGGCCTGTGATGATTGAGAATTGAATGCATGCTAGTTTTTTGAATTGTTATTCAATAAACAGCATTGTAGCCATGCACATTAATGATTGAATTGTATTAAAGGGGTAGTTGGTagtggacatagggcctgattcccaagttagccttggtgttctttatcattggagaccgttttcaacacatttaattcagtccttctagttgcagtgttcgctcgtgctaggctagcgcacgtaaacgggcaatactagcctgctaataaaacagtcttacccactccacagtccACCCAGGATAAATCAATTATAAAgccagactatagatgtaaatgtctgtgttgatagaataatgttagaaataaaactaactttgcatcgcatgaatcatcgcattttgagggactactttctcagcagcagcggaatttaacctaggtatcagtctcccgctgccgtagcctactaccaggaatataagactgctgctgagacacagcaagtccctaaaaatgcaatgcaaggttggttttatttctaacattattcgatcaacacagacatttacatcgaccgtctggcattatagttgatttgcctcAGGTGTACTCTGGAgcgggtaagactgttttattagcaggctagtattgcccgttgccgtgcgctagcctagcacgagcaaactctgcaactagaaggactgaatgacatgtgttaaactgtctccaatgataaagaacaccaaggctaacttgggaatcaggcccgatgtccaaaattccgaactacccctttaagttgCCCCCACAATGTGCAGATTCCTTCTCTGCTTGATAAATGTCAAGCAAAGAAGTGATTTTTGGAATATGATTTGGGCACCATGGAAACCATGTTCAGAGACAGCCAACCAGCAAATGCAATGGATGTACATGTGTCTTATGTCCTCCGTCAGCATGAGTTAGTATGTGCGtgtcctctctccccaggtCGACCGCGCAGACGGTGAAGCGGCAGACAGAGAATCTGCGTGTGGACTACTACGTCACCCGGGACTTTAGGTCTGAATTCAAGGGCAACAAGCTGCATAACATAGAGAAGAACGTGGAGGAGGACTACGTGTCCAATGTTAGAAATAACTGCTGGAAGGAGAGGCAGACAAGTAAGTATTCCTGTCCGTGATGAGACGCTCCTGAGATGGGCTAATTTCTGGAAAATGCTTACACACATTGAGTATATATGCAATTCAAACACTCGGGTCTGCTCCCTGTTTAAACGATCAGTCAATATAAATGTTAAAGAAAATCCTTCACTTTTGTCTTGAATAGGAAATTATATAAGATTATCATTCTTAGGGGGATCAGGGTAATGTAGTGGCCACAGGGGTTGGACTTCTAGCTAAAAGGTACTGTGTTTGATCTCCAATGTTCACAGCATACCTTTTAGTTGTCCTTATGAGATCCCCTAACCCCTTCCTGCGCCAATAAAGACCTGATCTAGTCACTTTGGATGTAAGCGTCAGAAAATAAGTAAATGGCCCATTTCAGACctctgtttaaaggggacatattagaACATATTATATGGCTAATGCCATTCACACCTtatgatataataatatgtCGCCTTTATTTATGTGACTATCCCTGGCATGAGTACATTTTCGG
Coding sequences:
- the dnajb14 gene encoding dnaJ homolog subfamily B member 14, whose protein sequence is MEGNRDEAEKCINIASKALEAGDKEKASKFLNKAEKLYPTERAKVLLDALTKNGSSAGNGAHCRRRPASSGESNGLHADQEGHDQAGGGEAAKIFTKDQVEGVQRIKRCKDYYEVLCINKEAGDEDLKKAYRKLALKFHPDKNHAPGATEAFKKIGNAYSVLSNADKRRQYDLTGGEEPSSPGQAQPGGFDFHRGFEGDITPEDLFNMFFGGGFPSSSTHTFTNGRARYSQQTDQRQEREERADGGFSTFIQLMPILVLILVPILSQLMVSTPPYSLYSRPSTAQTVKRQTENLRVDYYVTRDFRSEFKGNKLHNIEKNVEEDYVSNVRNNCWKERQTKTDLLYAAKVYRDDRMRKKAELMTMDNCRELDRLNDLFRGG